The following proteins come from a genomic window of Gimesia chilikensis:
- a CDS encoding sialidase family protein, which yields MSFMRSSLGLLLLLFVGSFALAQEPEPVTTLVPSDWDPAQAGNQVLQRLVTVTGKEVKGAHDAEMVLTGNRAYIVAEVNDTRAGESAGWPEIYCTLSIVNLKTLTLEKVIPFARSEQVFQNATLPVGACFVPRILQLNAHTLRCYFASEQPGKRQAQTWYRDFNLQTQCFTDTIHKAKLKTAAGTFEMQPQYFHADAAAQGFDKKAKDFGLYLFDSFKEFDGQTYVAINNFPGKQNALAKVNSSCDTFEIIGHYNEPQSVALSESAVNRLPDGTWMAICRNDGGKRNYYFTTSADGRKWSVGKQLPFVPDGTNSKPTFDRFGDTYYLGWQEATKIDGVTRSVFNIDISRDGKNWERKYRFKTPHSFQYPAFCEYDGAIWLAVTQGDHSPSRKERIMFGKLEDVGAFTPQVDLKQ from the coding sequence ATGTCATTTATGCGATCCTCCCTGGGATTACTGCTACTGTTATTTGTCGGTTCATTTGCCCTGGCGCAGGAACCTGAACCAGTAACGACTCTGGTTCCCAGCGACTGGGATCCCGCCCAGGCTGGAAATCAGGTTCTGCAACGTCTGGTGACCGTGACTGGCAAAGAAGTCAAAGGAGCCCACGATGCAGAAATGGTGCTGACGGGCAATCGTGCTTACATCGTGGCTGAAGTCAACGACACCCGTGCCGGGGAAAGTGCAGGCTGGCCGGAAATCTACTGTACCTTGTCGATCGTCAACCTCAAGACGCTCACCTTGGAGAAAGTCATCCCCTTCGCCCGCAGCGAACAGGTATTTCAGAATGCCACATTGCCCGTTGGTGCCTGCTTTGTGCCCCGCATTCTACAGTTGAATGCGCACACGCTGCGTTGCTACTTCGCCAGCGAGCAACCAGGCAAACGACAGGCACAAACCTGGTATCGCGATTTTAACCTGCAAACGCAGTGTTTCACTGATACCATCCACAAAGCAAAACTGAAGACCGCCGCGGGAACCTTCGAGATGCAGCCCCAATATTTTCACGCGGATGCGGCGGCACAGGGATTCGATAAGAAAGCGAAAGATTTCGGACTCTATCTGTTTGATTCGTTTAAAGAGTTCGACGGCCAGACTTATGTTGCGATCAATAATTTCCCAGGCAAGCAGAACGCCCTCGCAAAAGTCAATTCAAGCTGTGACACGTTTGAAATCATCGGTCACTATAACGAACCACAGTCAGTGGCACTCAGTGAGTCCGCTGTGAATCGCCTGCCGGACGGCACTTGGATGGCAATCTGTCGCAACGATGGCGGCAAGCGGAATTACTATTTCACTACCAGCGCGGACGGGCGAAAGTGGAGTGTCGGTAAACAGCTGCCCTTTGTCCCTGATGGAACGAATTCCAAACCGACCTTCGATCGGTTTGGCGATACTTATTATCTCGGCTGGCAGGAAGCCACAAAAATCGACGGTGTCACGCGGAGTGTCTTCAATATCGATATTTCACGAGACGGAAAGAACTGGGAACGCAAATACCGTTTTAAGACGCCTCACTCCTTTCAGTATCCTGCTTTTTGTGAGTACGACGGAGCGATCTGGCTGGCAGTCACCCAGGGAGATCATTCGCCGAGTCGCAAAGAACGCATCATGTTTGGCAAGCTGGAGGACGTTGGCGCATTTACTCCCCAGGTGGACCTGAAGCAGTAA
- a CDS encoding FAD-dependent monooxygenase translates to MSHSQTLPSHTPVLIVGAGPTGLSLAIELVRRNVECLLIDRNPAPLPFDRATVIHSRSLECFETMGTIDEFLARGHIMRGFNIFAFGKKVAQTSFESLECRHPYDLNLAENETEEILTARLESLGGRVSRGWSLEGLNQTDTEVTATLKSAEGVETTVTADWLVGTDGIHSRVRESIGVAVSGHQYPARWGVVDGYLPNWQHEPDRAAIQIDAPALNPVPMPGNRWRIYFRVFDETQTDNLLEQINAGLASISPGTCLQDPDQPMLYHTFRQLSAHYRSSRVLLAGDAAHACSPIEGHGMNTGIQDSFNLGWKLAHVIKGEAGDGLLNSYELERRPIANAVGASGDIAEELRTIPDEPAAVERVKRALCAMLLPAQGQLQAAEAETEISFHYRDSPLVRSYHAQGESAQQNWLGPRPGDCLPEAGPLFHPQTAATRTLFDLLRSIGYLLLWLATDEIEAPNAADPASVLQPGDTCVVISTTSPIKLKQTDSTRVKWLIDETGRVHAKLGIIDPTLFLIRPDGHIALRCEPPQLEQVTAYYQLLQT, encoded by the coding sequence GTGAGTCACTCGCAGACACTACCATCACATACGCCGGTTTTGATTGTCGGAGCCGGACCGACGGGCCTCTCCCTGGCCATCGAACTCGTCCGGCGGAACGTCGAGTGTCTGCTCATCGACCGCAATCCCGCACCGCTCCCTTTCGATCGGGCCACAGTGATTCACAGCCGCTCACTGGAATGTTTCGAGACGATGGGCACCATCGACGAGTTCCTCGCACGCGGTCACATCATGCGGGGCTTCAACATCTTCGCCTTCGGTAAAAAAGTCGCACAGACCAGTTTTGAAAGTCTGGAGTGCCGCCATCCCTATGACCTGAATCTCGCTGAGAATGAAACCGAAGAGATTCTCACCGCACGTCTGGAAAGCCTGGGAGGCCGGGTCTCCCGAGGCTGGTCACTGGAAGGACTGAACCAGACCGACACTGAAGTGACTGCCACTCTCAAATCGGCGGAGGGAGTCGAAACCACGGTCACCGCCGACTGGCTGGTCGGCACCGATGGTATTCACAGTCGTGTCCGGGAATCGATTGGAGTGGCTGTCTCCGGTCATCAGTACCCGGCTCGCTGGGGAGTCGTCGATGGATATCTTCCCAATTGGCAACACGAACCGGACCGGGCTGCGATTCAGATCGACGCACCTGCCCTGAATCCGGTCCCCATGCCAGGCAATCGCTGGCGAATTTACTTCCGGGTTTTCGATGAAACCCAGACAGACAATCTGCTCGAACAGATCAATGCGGGGCTGGCTTCAATCTCACCGGGAACCTGTTTGCAGGATCCGGACCAGCCGATGCTCTATCACACCTTTCGCCAGTTGAGTGCCCATTACCGTTCCAGCCGGGTGCTCCTCGCAGGTGATGCCGCACACGCCTGCAGTCCCATTGAAGGGCATGGCATGAATACGGGCATTCAGGATTCCTTCAACCTGGGCTGGAAACTGGCGCACGTCATCAAGGGAGAAGCAGGCGACGGACTGCTGAACAGCTACGAACTCGAACGCCGTCCCATTGCCAACGCGGTTGGTGCCTCGGGGGACATTGCCGAAGAATTACGCACGATCCCCGACGAACCAGCGGCCGTCGAACGGGTGAAGCGTGCCTTGTGTGCCATGCTGCTCCCCGCCCAGGGACAACTGCAGGCAGCCGAGGCCGAAACCGAAATCAGCTTTCACTATCGCGACAGTCCCCTGGTCCGCAGCTATCACGCCCAGGGGGAATCGGCCCAGCAGAACTGGCTCGGCCCCCGACCCGGCGACTGTCTGCCCGAAGCCGGCCCATTGTTCCATCCCCAGACAGCCGCAACACGCACGCTGTTCGATTTGTTGAGATCAATCGGTTATCTGCTCCTCTGGCTGGCCACGGATGAAATAGAAGCCCCCAATGCCGCTGATCCTGCATCCGTTCTGCAGCCCGGTGATACCTGCGTTGTCATCTCCACAACATCACCGATAAAACTCAAACAGACAGATTCTACCCGGGTCAAATGGTTAATTGATGAAACGGGCCGCGTCCATGCAAAACTGGGGATCATCGATCCCACCCTGTTCCTGATCCGCCCCGATGGCCATATTGCACTCCGCTGCGAGCCTCCCCAACTGGAACAGGTCACTGCCTACTATCAGCTTCTGCAGACATGA
- a CDS encoding DUF1990 family protein has translation MYHFRKPDSAQIDDFLKVQAQKDFTYPHREATRNQSAPAGFRVDHNRICLGQGAAVYEQAKQALVEWQHYRFNWLHLHRPDAPPAAGQTVAALAHVLGIWVLNACRIVYVLEESEPFTRFAFAYGTLPDHAECGEERFQVEWRPDDDSVWYDLYAFSRPNTLLSKIALPYVRSKQKQFARESLQAMHQAVVKKTN, from the coding sequence ATGTACCACTTCCGGAAACCGGATTCCGCTCAGATTGACGACTTTCTTAAAGTGCAGGCACAGAAGGACTTTACCTATCCGCATCGGGAGGCCACCCGCAATCAGTCGGCCCCTGCTGGATTCCGCGTCGATCACAATCGCATCTGTCTGGGGCAGGGGGCAGCGGTTTATGAACAGGCTAAACAGGCCCTGGTGGAATGGCAGCATTATCGCTTTAACTGGCTGCATCTGCATCGCCCTGACGCACCGCCGGCCGCGGGACAGACCGTTGCCGCGCTGGCACATGTGCTCGGAATCTGGGTTCTGAATGCCTGTCGGATCGTGTATGTGCTCGAAGAATCAGAGCCCTTCACCCGCTTCGCTTTTGCCTACGGCACGCTTCCCGACCACGCCGAGTGTGGCGAAGAACGTTTCCAGGTCGAATGGCGCCCCGATGATGATTCCGTCTGGTACGATCTCTATGCGTTTTCTCGACCAAACACGCTGCTCTCAAAAATTGCCTTACCTTATGTCCGCAGCAAACAGAAACAGTTCGCCCGCGAGTCTCTGCAGGCCATGCATCAGGCCGTCGTGAAAAAAACGAATTAA
- a CDS encoding acyltransferase family protein: MFIKQLESLRGIAALMVALSHCLIVFAVDQNPMIWTTRLWETQGTQAFLTRLLLIPCNGGAAVTVFFVLSGYVLGLSLDRKPRQSMTYLAFYVKRVLRIYPAYLVCLTLIILSIMGFHTYQRFPNTSLWFQEWYQQNITWNNALANYALLETNLNQIAWTLKVELVMSFGFPLFYLLSRKLAEKGNYVILLVLMALSCILPGIIYLLYGFVFYLGLMLPILIEKLKQSVAPSARNTLFLVSVIALLSARSLFAPQERFFTVLLEALAATAIIAILAEGTGKVWGSRLLDFPLVHKLGQISYSFYIYHFIIMYWLAWGLLHLVSAEITANYPLLLSLLLAVVSVPLTFVVAQLSYQAVERPMIGWGARLAEKVTDLARASTARLRLQRK, from the coding sequence ATGTTTATTAAACAACTGGAATCTCTGCGCGGGATTGCTGCGTTGATGGTCGCGCTCAGTCACTGTCTGATCGTGTTCGCCGTTGATCAGAATCCGATGATCTGGACGACCAGACTCTGGGAAACGCAGGGGACCCAGGCCTTCCTTACCAGGCTGCTGCTGATTCCCTGTAACGGGGGCGCCGCGGTGACGGTGTTCTTCGTTCTGAGTGGCTATGTCCTGGGACTGTCGCTCGATCGCAAGCCTCGGCAGTCGATGACGTATCTGGCGTTCTATGTGAAACGCGTCTTGCGAATCTATCCCGCGTATCTCGTCTGTCTCACGCTGATCATACTCTCCATCATGGGGTTCCATACTTACCAGCGGTTTCCGAATACGTCGCTTTGGTTTCAGGAGTGGTATCAGCAGAATATCACCTGGAACAACGCACTGGCTAATTATGCCCTGCTGGAGACAAACCTCAATCAAATTGCCTGGACGCTGAAAGTAGAACTGGTGATGTCGTTTGGCTTTCCGCTTTTTTATTTGCTCAGTCGAAAACTCGCAGAGAAAGGGAATTATGTCATCCTGCTGGTCCTGATGGCACTTTCCTGTATTCTACCGGGAATTATTTATCTGCTGTATGGGTTCGTCTTCTACCTGGGACTGATGCTGCCGATCCTGATCGAAAAACTGAAACAGTCAGTCGCCCCGTCCGCCCGCAACACCCTGTTTCTGGTCAGTGTCATCGCTCTGCTCTCTGCCCGTTCCCTGTTTGCACCTCAGGAACGTTTTTTTACCGTCCTGCTCGAAGCCCTGGCAGCGACCGCGATCATCGCCATCCTGGCGGAAGGAACCGGCAAGGTCTGGGGAAGTCGCCTGTTGGATTTCCCGCTGGTCCACAAACTCGGACAGATTTCGTATTCCTTTTACATCTATCACTTCATCATTATGTACTGGCTCGCCTGGGGCCTGCTCCATCTGGTCAGTGCGGAAATCACTGCGAATTATCCACTGCTGTTGAGTCTGCTTCTGGCTGTCGTTTCAGTACCCTTAACTTTCGTGGTGGCCCAGCTTTCCTATCAGGCAGTAGAGCGCCCGATGATCGGCTGGGGCGCCCGCCTGGCAGAAAAAGTGACAGACCTGGCCCGAGCCTCTACCGCCCGCCTGCGTTTGCAGAGAAAATAG
- a CDS encoding DUF2007 domain-containing protein, with protein sequence MSDDFITIATTSTPTEASLIRNQLEAEGIRVYLSDEEAVGMAWYLGNALGGIKVQVASEDADRAFELLDEHDPVTISEEDWKTVEGFENGWEEDEATEDDAQDSVEESAAERDLDQEVNRAFKAAVLGIIFFPIQVYSFFLLLDILFSGLTLTPSQQKKVSISFLLDCFVLSAWSYILFFRGY encoded by the coding sequence ATGTCTGATGACTTCATCACCATCGCCACGACAAGCACCCCTACCGAAGCCAGCCTGATCCGCAACCAGCTGGAAGCGGAGGGAATTCGGGTCTATCTCTCAGACGAAGAGGCCGTCGGCATGGCCTGGTATCTTGGGAATGCACTCGGCGGGATTAAGGTCCAGGTGGCCTCTGAAGACGCCGATCGCGCTTTTGAACTACTCGATGAACACGATCCAGTGACCATCAGCGAGGAAGACTGGAAAACCGTCGAAGGCTTCGAGAACGGCTGGGAAGAGGATGAAGCTACGGAAGACGATGCACAAGACTCCGTTGAGGAATCGGCTGCTGAGCGAGACCTGGATCAGGAGGTGAATCGTGCTTTTAAAGCCGCCGTCCTGGGCATCATTTTTTTTCCGATCCAGGTCTATTCATTTTTCCTGTTGCTGGATATTCTCTTTTCCGGTCTTACGTTGACTCCATCTCAACAGAAAAAAGTAAGTATCAGTTTTCTGCTGGACTGTTTCGTTTTGTCGGCCTGGTCATACATCCTGTTCTTTCGCGGTTATTAA
- a CDS encoding family 16 glycoside hydrolase, producing MSAQSYLLTLACLLAPVSVFAGAPEAISGDHYQQTLASDDFSESELGKQWRLYKGSSVVKDGVLQGVELEGGGHAAVHQLKTEPYSDVELTVDLKFEGSPYTNLTFNQHKFKGSHAGHLCRVVVSPTKVTLRDGKTGVFNNEIFKKRQNKEKLTEAEQEILERSQAIFPVKLKKGEWYTVTVRIKGDQMQAFIDGKLIGSLRSPGIAHPTKDMIGLVTPKQSIHYDNVKVRVP from the coding sequence ATGTCCGCTCAATCTTATCTGCTCACTCTGGCCTGTCTGCTGGCACCGGTATCGGTCTTCGCGGGAGCACCGGAAGCCATTTCTGGAGACCATTATCAGCAGACCCTGGCCTCAGACGATTTCTCCGAATCCGAACTCGGCAAGCAGTGGCGACTCTATAAAGGCTCCTCTGTCGTCAAAGACGGCGTGCTGCAGGGAGTCGAACTCGAAGGGGGTGGACACGCAGCCGTCCATCAGTTGAAGACTGAACCTTACAGCGATGTCGAACTCACCGTCGATCTCAAGTTCGAGGGTTCACCCTACACGAACCTGACCTTCAATCAGCACAAATTCAAAGGCTCACACGCAGGCCATCTCTGCCGCGTAGTGGTTTCGCCCACGAAAGTCACACTCCGTGACGGCAAGACCGGCGTCTTCAATAATGAGATCTTCAAGAAACGTCAGAATAAAGAAAAACTGACCGAAGCCGAACAGGAGATCCTGGAACGGTCCCAGGCCATCTTCCCGGTCAAACTGAAAAAAGGCGAGTGGTACACCGTCACTGTCCGCATCAAAGGGGACCAGATGCAGGCTTTCATCGACGGCAAGCTGATTGGCTCCCTCCGTTCCCCAGGCATTGCCCATCCCACCAAAGACATGATCGGCCTGGTCACCCCCAAACAGTCGATCCATTATGACAATGTCAAAGTCCGCGTACCTTAA
- a CDS encoding carboxypeptidase regulatory-like domain-containing protein, translating to MFVYRLGKIFSVLIIACGMCACSGSDGPQLGQVSGVVTLDGEPLEYAQITFQPEKGRPSVAETDSAGNYSLSYTGTSTGALIGAHKVVITSAMDAYSDETGEGKDRKARAELLPAKYHTQTTLTADVKSGSNQIDFPLTSK from the coding sequence ATGTTCGTTTATCGTCTCGGAAAAATCTTCAGCGTCCTGATCATCGCCTGTGGAATGTGTGCCTGCAGCGGCAGTGACGGTCCCCAACTGGGCCAGGTTTCAGGAGTCGTGACTCTCGACGGAGAGCCACTGGAATATGCGCAGATCACATTTCAGCCTGAAAAAGGTCGTCCCTCGGTCGCAGAAACCGACAGTGCAGGAAATTACTCTTTGTCTTACACGGGCACCAGCACCGGGGCCTTGATTGGTGCTCACAAGGTCGTGATTACTTCCGCCATGGATGCCTATTCGGACGAGACTGGCGAAGGTAAAGACAGGAAGGCACGTGCCGAACTGCTGCCGGCAAAATATCATACCCAGACCACGCTCACAGCCGATGTCAAATCGGGCAGCAATCAGATCGATTTCCCGCTCACTTCGAAGTAA